In Leclercia sp. LSNIH1, the genomic stretch TTCGCGCTCAACGCAACGCAGGATTATTCTGCCATCGGGCAGGCCGATATCGTGGTGGTGCCTTACTGGCAACACGTACTGGCGCGTCCCCCGCAGGCGCTGCTCGACAGCCTGGTGCAGGCCAAAGACCACGGGGCGGAGATCGTCGGGCTCTGTCTGGGGTCATTTGTTCTCGGCTATGCCGGTATCCTGGACGGCAAACGCGCGGCAACCCACTGGGAGTTCGAACGCCAGTTTCAGACGCTTTTCCCGAACGTGCAGCTCGATATCAACGCGCTGTACGTTGATGACGACCGCATCATCACCTCTGCCGGTACCGCCGCCGCGCTGGACTGCTGCCTGTACATTATCCGTCAGCGCTTTGGCGGCGTGGTGGCCAACCAGATTGCCCGGCGGATGATCGTGCCGCCCCACCGCGAGGGCGGGCAGGCGCAGTTTATCGCCCAGCCGGTGCCGGAAACCACCCGCGATGCGCGGATCAATAACCTGATCGACTATCTCCAGCGTAACATCAGCCAGCCGCTCAGCCTGGATGCGCTGGCAGAGAGCGTGGCGATGAGTCGCCGCACCCTGACCCGCCATTTTATGAAAGCCACCGGGATGAGTGTGGCCTCGTGGATCACCGCCGAACGCCTGCGGCGTAGCCAGCTGTTGCTGGAGAGCAGCAATCTGCCGATAGAGGCGGTGGCAGAGCAGGTGGGCTATCTCTCAGCCGTAACCTGGCGTCAGCAGTTTAAGGCCCGCTTTGGCGTCAGCCCGGCGGAGTGGCGCAAAACCTTCCGCACGCAGGCCCAGGCCGGATAAGCGTAGCGCCATCCGGCATTTACCCCAGCCGCGCCATTCTCGTCTCGCCTTCCACCATCGACAGCTGATACAGCGAAAACGATCGATGCTTCTCAATGAGGTTCGCCAGCTCCGGCGAGTGGCTGGTGAGCCAGATCTGCGAATAGCGGCTGGCCTCAGCAATCAGGCTAGCCAGAGCAGGCAGCATCTGCGGATGCAGGCTGTTTTCCGGTTCGTTGAGGGCGATAAAAGCGGGCGGGCGCGGGCTGAGCAGGGCCACCGCCAGACAGAGAAAACGCAGCGTGCCGTCGGAAAACTCTGCGGGCTCCAGCGGCCGGCTTAAGCCTTCGCGCTGCATCATCATCCGGAAACGTCCGCCCGTATTGT encodes the following:
- a CDS encoding GlxA family transcriptional regulator, coding for MPLTHVAIVAVDGFSPFHYSVPCILFGDTVSGKKRFNVTICAEKPGLLTSPDGFALNATQDYSAIGQADIVVVPYWQHVLARPPQALLDSLVQAKDHGAEIVGLCLGSFVLGYAGILDGKRAATHWEFERQFQTLFPNVQLDINALYVDDDRIITSAGTAAALDCCLYIIRQRFGGVVANQIARRMIVPPHREGGQAQFIAQPVPETTRDARINNLIDYLQRNISQPLSLDALAESVAMSRRTLTRHFMKATGMSVASWITAERLRRSQLLLESSNLPIEAVAEQVGYLSAVTWRQQFKARFGVSPAEWRKTFRTQAQAG